The genomic stretch TTTACCCAATTGCAGGTTCTTGGAAATGGGGAGGCGGTTTTTTAGACCAACTAGACACTCCTTTTTATGATTTTGCAGGTTCTACTTTAGTTCACTCTGTTGGTGGTTGGGCTGCTTTAGTAGCAGTTTGTCTTTTAGGAGCCAGAATAGGAAAATTCAAAAATGGAAAAATTCAAGCAATACCAGGTCATAACATTCCTATTGCTACAGCTGGTGTTTTAATACTTTGGTTAGGTTGGTTTGGTTTTAATGGTGGCTCGGTTTTATCTGCAGATCCAGGTTTAACTTCTTTAACACTTGTAACTACATGTTTAGCTGCAGCGGCTGGTGGTGTTATTTCTGCAATTACTTCTACAATTCTTTTTAAAAATTTAGATTTAACGATGTTTCTAAACGGAATTTTAGGAGGTTTAGTTGCAATTACTGCTGGTGCAGATGTAATGTCTCCTATGGATGCAATTTATATTGGTGCAATAGCAGGTGTATTTATTGTATTTGCTGTTAGTTTAATTGACAAATTAAAATTAGATGATCCGGTTGGTGCAATAGCTGTTCATTTAATTTGCGGAATTTGGGGAACTCTTGCTGTTGGAATCTTTGGAGATTTAGCTAGCGGATCTC from Polaribacter marinaquae encodes the following:
- a CDS encoding ammonium transporter; protein product: MELLTINNVWMMICTALVFFMHLGFAFLEIGLTRQKNTINILFKNIFIITVGLLLYALVGFNLMYPTWAANSSGYLGDFIFGISAPLKDGVLDLTYNEGYTYWTDFLFQGMFAATAATIVSGAVAERMKILPFMIFTILYVGFVYPIAGSWKWGGGFLDQLDTPFYDFAGSTLVHSVGGWAALVAVCLLGARIGKFKNGKIQAIPGHNIPIATAGVLILWLGWFGFNGGSVLSADPGLTSLTLVTTCLAAAAGGVISAITSTILFKNLDLTMFLNGILGGLVAITAGADVMSPMDAIYIGAIAGVFIVFAVSLIDKLKLDDPVGAIAVHLICGIWGTLAVGIFGDLASGSQFVSQLIGIGSYAVFCLLTSFIIIFTLKKTMGIRVDEKEELEGLDTHEHGMDAYPDFRLNEH